The following is a genomic window from Marinobacter salsuginis.
GTTCATAGTCACGACAACACGGTCGCCCTTCGGATTCTCTTCCTTCTCGATGTCCATGGTGAAATCGATGGCACTCATGATGCCGTCACCGAACTTCTCGTGGATGAGTTCCTTCATGGTGTCGCCGTAAACGCCCACCACTTCATACAGACGGTAAATCAGCGGATCCTGGGGAACGGCGCCATCCCAGGCTTTTTTCGGGCAGACCTGCAGGGCTTCGGCCACCGGCTTTTCCAGGCCCAGGGTTTCGCACAGGGCAAAGGCCTTGTCTTCGCTGAGGCTGTTCATGCCCAGGGCGGCCGAGGTGGTGAACACCGGGGACATGCCGATGGCTTCGGCGATGGCTTCCCAGGTCATGCCCTTGGACACTTTGGCTTCCAGGATTTTTGCGGTCATCAGTTCTTTGTTCATCATGGCTGTTTTCCTCTCTTGGGTTGTAACGTCAGGCATTCACCGCGCGGGCGGTGGTTTCGGATTCGGTTTTGGACACCTCGGGCGTTGATTGGCTAACGCCCTTGGCAGGCTCGGCAACTTTCGGGCTGCCGTCTTTTTCCGGCAGGGCCGAGCCGCTGCGGTTGACCAGGAAGTCCACCAGGTAGTCCCGGGTTTTGTGGTAGGCCGGGTTCTG
Proteins encoded in this region:
- the cynS gene encoding cyanase, yielding MMNKELMTAKILEAKVSKGMTWEAIAEAIGMSPVFTTSAALGMNSLSEDKAFALCETLGLEKPVAEALQVCPKKAWDGAVPQDPLIYRLYEVVGVYGDTMKELIHEKFGDGIMSAIDFTMDIEKEENPKGDRVVVTMNGKFLPYKAW